The DNA region TTACGTTTGGAGGAATCCATTTTTCCCTGCTGAAATTCTTGCCAGTGTTAATAATCGGTCTGTGTGATACAGCAAGTATTCCTTTAATACGAGTTGCcctttcagcaaaaaaaaagggattacAACGACATTTAAGCTCTCTATGAACTCTATGTGACCCTGTCGTGTCCATGTACCGCATTTGCTTGTATGCCACTGTTATTAGGTTTTCTTCCTTTTGGGcattcaagcttttttttctccGAGTCATGCACCTGTGAGCAGCAGCAGGGGACTCTGTGACGAGACACTGAGCATCACCTACTTTTCCCAGCTTGTCCTCAGCACCTGCTCCGGCATTAGTGAGAATGAAACCAGATACCTGCCTCTAATAAGCCTGAATCTGAACTACTGTGATCAGAGATAGAGCTTTATCTGTTCTCATGAGGCTTTCCCTTATTGACATACTGAGTGTGCATGCTGTTGtgaaatgagtgagagaatggtGTGATGGCATGATGGTACTTCAGTTCAAATTCCTCACAAACCTCTCAGGGAGGATGAAggcttaaaggaaaaaaaaaaaaaagaaaaagaggcagCAACATGTTCGGCTGACGTCATTCCGTGACCAATCGTAGCCCACTACACGTCTAATTCATAACACGCTGAGGTGTTTTTGGTGATAAAAGCTTATTGCCGCCACCTACTGGAGCATCTAGATAGTGCAAGTGTTAAAGTAAGGAATTAAAATAACACTTACATGACAGGAAAGCAACTCCCTTTAATATTATATAGGGAGTATGATACAATgataaaaatttataataatcgTTATCAACAAATTAATAGAAGAGATATTACAGAACTGATTTGAATAACAACATCAATGTTTAGGCAAGATCCGTAAAATATTacggaaaaaataaataatcaagtaTCTTTAATGCATGGCCTTGCATACATTTTGGGTTTTTAAGTCAGGAATATACAAAAActatcaaataataataagttaggtgtgtgggtaggtaggtagtcAGGTGGGTGTTTGGGTAGGCATGTAGTTGGTTATGTGGTTGGGTAGATGGTTGGTAGGATGTATATCGGTAGGTGGCTGGGTGGTTAGGTAGATGTATATTGGTAGGTGGTTGGGAAGGTGGCTGGGAAAGTGGTTGGTGAGATGGTTGGGCGGGTGTATATCGGTAGGAGGTTGGGTAGGTGGCTGGGAATGGCTGGCTGGTTGGGGAGATGGTTGGGCGGGTGTATATCGGTAGGAGGTCGGGTAGGTGGCTGGGAATGGCTGGCTGGTTGGTGAGATGGTTGGGCGGGTGTATATCGGTAGGAGGTTGGGTAGGTGGTTGGGAATGGCTGGCTGGTTGGGGAGATGGTTGGGCGGGTGTATATCGGTAGGAGGTTGGGTAGGTGGCTGGGAATGGCTGGCTGGTTGGAGAGATGGTTGGGCGGGTGTATATCGGTAGCAGGTTAGGTAGGTGGCTGGGAATGGCTGGCTGGTTGGGGAGATGGTTGGGTGGGTGTATATCGGTAGGCGGTTAGGTAGATGGCTGGCTGGTTGAGGAGATGGTTGAGGGTCTGGTTATGAAAAcaatatacgtgtgtgtgtgtatatatatatgtatgtatatctcCCAACCTTTGAACATCCTGCAGAGCAACATTAAATCAATCATTAAAACATGGAAAGAATACGGCACAACTACAACGCTGCCTAGAGAAGGCCTTCCACCAAAAGCCAGTGACCAGGTAAAGATGGGATTAGggagagaagcaaccaagaggccaagggtaACTCTGAAGGAACCGAAAAGATCCACCACTCAgatgggatttttaaaaaaaagtgtacacaGGACAACCACAGAAAAAGATGTGCACATTTTCTGAGACAAAAACGTACATTTGGTGGAAACCAAACGCTGCTCATCtccctgagaacaccatcagcactgtgaagcacggtggtggtagcgtCATGTCGTGGGATTGAATGTCATCCGCAGGGACCGGGAAACCGGTCAGAGTTGAGAGTGAAGCCAAATACAGGGCATTTCTGGAGGAAAGCCTGTTCCAGTCTGGGGCAAAGCTTCACCTTCAGACACGACAACAACTCTAAGCATACCGCCAAAGCTACACAGGTGTGGTTCAAAATCAAGAACCTGAACTGTCCCCCCCCAAGAAGAATCGGCAGAAAGATCAGGATCCAGACGTTCCAAGCTGAGAGAGACGAACCTCTTAAGACAACGAACTGCAGTCAAAcgtggttctacaaagtgttGTTAGACgtattgtgtaaatcaaatcGTACAAATCCCAACGAACTCGCTTTTAGATCCAAAACGCGGACAAGTTCAACTAGGTGCCCATGTCTGCAAGGCACCGAGATATTAGAAAACTACTCAAGGCTTGAAAACCTCGTGAAAAACTTATACTTACATACGACTCGTAGCCATCTAATCTAGGCTCGCATAAAACTATagcttttgtatttatttagaaatgtgcAAACAATGCATAAACAGTCAATTCTGACAACGGAGCACACTCATTTCAGGACgtataattataataaccaGATTAATTCAAGCTGTGATTAAATATAATCGGAGCTAGGAAGTTTCTAGATCGAAGATACTGAAGTGTTTCCTATGTGgagatctttttatttatttatttatttattataattattttaacacGCGAGGTAAGTGAACAGTACGGTTATGcgaataaacacaaacaaaaaatgaaaaaatgttcaaTGAGAAATGCGCACAAACAAGCACACTGTAGTTCAAACAAACGACTATTAAAAAGTATGATCGTTTAATAATAGtaagaaatatttctaagaacAAACGTAAGAAATTTTTCACTCTAATTCTCGAAAAAGGGAAAACTGCGAATTAAAAGaggggcgatatgacaaaaatatgacCCTCAAAAGTATTTTTTACGACACGTCACCAAAGCATGTTCGTTTATTTACATACCGACGATATTTTAACATCTGtaaaatttcatttatatatttatgtttttactgTATTTAGCAACGGGGAAAACAATTAAATACCAAACTTTAATATCAAATCGGCTTCTTTCAGTGAAAAGTTTGTATTTCCTTTTTACGCGTGTTGTGATGcaatttatcacgatatcgatatttaATCGTCGTATCGTCCCGCACTACCGCTCACTCGAGCACTATATACACACGGAAGAAAAGTAATCCGCACTTATCGTCCTTCACGATCGCTAATTATTTCACTAGGATATAATAAACAGAGACAAAAATCCACGAGTACTTACACCTCCCATTGTAATCCCATCAATGAGGGCCACGTAGGGCTTCCTGTAAGTGCCTGAAAACAGAATCGGGATTAAATCGTTCATATTCCACTTCTGCTATCAGGAACGTGAGCAGATAAAAGCCGCAATTTACCTATGGCGCTGTTTAAAATGTACTCTTCACGGAAGAAGTCCTGTGCTAAAGAATCTCCTGCTTTACCCGCTTCTGTAACGgctagaaataaaacaaacacgcCGCTTTTATCTCCGAGACGTAACAGGAAGTTGAACTAGCGATAAAAGATGATGAGGGTAAAATCTCATGACATTAGTAGTATTATCATATTTTAACGTATAACATggtaaagttgtttttttttttttatacctctGATGTCTCCTCCAGCGCAGAAAGCTTTACCTCCAGCACCTTTAATGATCACAAGATCTGTCTCCGAATCGTTCTCCCATTTCTGCACAAAAAAACGACAAAAGacacaatacataaaaacagctgcaagcagcgaGTGATGGGCCCAAGCACCGAACATGCAGACATGCAACATTCACGAGCGAGTGTTGGCGTGTGGTCGTGACATGACGTCACCGATCACGCATGTAAACTTTGGGCCGCGTTGTATGGCACGCGGTGGATTATGACTCAATTTCactacaagagagagagagaaaaaaaccagACATCTCTGACTTAAGGAGATTAAACAAGCCAACAATGACGCGTCAAATCGAACACTTTTACAAACAGCGTTAATGACGATGATACAAAGTgaataaatacagtatctcacaaaagtgagtacacccctcacatttgtgtaaatatttgattctatcttttcatgtgacaacactgaagaaatgacactttgctcaatagggtttaggtctggagacatgcttggccagtccatcaccttcaccctcagcttctttagcgaggcagtggtcgtcttggagatgtatttggggtcgttatcatgctggaatactgccctgcggcccagtctccaaagggaggggatcatgctctgcttcagtatgtcacagtacatgttggcagtcatggttccctcaatgaactgtagctccccagtatgcagccccagaccatgacactcccaccaccatgcttgactgtaggcaagacacacttgtctttgtactcctcacctggttgccgccacacacgcttgacaccatctgaaccaaataagtttatcttggtctcatcagaccacaggacatggttccagtaatccatgtccttagtctgcttgtcttcagcaaactgtttgcgggctttcttgtgcatcatctttagaagaggcttccttctgggacgacagccatgcagaccaatctgatgcagtgtgcggcgtatgatctgagcactgacaggctgaccccccaccccttcaacctctgcagcaatgctggcagcactcatacgtctatttcccaaacacaacctctggatgtgacgctgagcacgtgcactcaactcctttggtggaccatggcgaggcctgttctgagtggaacctgtcctgttaaaccactgtatggtcttggccaccgtgctgcagctcggTGTCAGGGTCtcggcaatcttcttatagcctaggccgtctttatgtagagcaacaattctttttttcagatcctcagagagttctttgccatgaggtgccatgttgaacttccagtgaccagtatgagggagtgtgaccgcgatgacaccaaatttaacacacctgctccccattcacacctgagacctcgtaacactaacaagtcacatgacaccggggagggaaaatggctaatcgGGCccgatttggacattttcacttaggggtgtactcacttttgttgccagcggtttagacattaatggctgtgtgttgagttattttgaggggacagcaaatttacactgttacacaagctgtacactcactactttacattgtagcaaagtgtcatttcttcagtgtcgacacatgaaaagatataatcaaatatttacaaaaatgtcaggggtgtactcacttttgtgagatactgtactttTTCGGGGGGTAAAGAAAACTGCTTTGGTAACTAGCTGTCTAAAAGGCTAGTAGTAATCTGAACGAtgaatttttgtgtgttttaaaatggtaaatcacaagcagagaggaggaaaaaaaaatctatatcacACAAGCCACattataaagatatatatatatatatatatatatacacacaatttgATTCGGTTTTATTAACGAACTGATGTTAAAATTTTGTACCGAGTTTTTAAAATCCAGAAATATCATGGATCTATCCTAGAAACATCATCATCAGGTATCGCGATGATGATATTTCCGTCACATCGCCACACCCTTGTTAAGAGTCCTTTAAAAGGTTCTGTGGATTCTCGGCCTCCCAAAAACAGTGTTCTAGCGTACGGTGCTTTTCTGATAGAGAAACACCCGGCTGAAGGGTTCTACCCAGAACCTTTAAGTGTTCCTTCTTCGTACTGAGATGAAGAAACCAAAGAACCTTTAAAGGATATAAATGGCTTTCGTTTCTACAGctgcataaaaataaaacactctgcTAAACCGGCATCACATAGTATCACAGATATCAGTACTGTGAGGTAATTCATCGTGACGTGGATGCTGTATGAAGGATGTCGTACCTTCAGCTGGGGTTGGAGCAGGCGGATCATGGAGAGGTTCAAGGCGTTGAGGGCTTTCGGTCTGTTCAGCGTGATCACTCCGGCATTCCCTACTTTCTCCAACAGAACCTCGGAGCTCGCCGTACCGCTCatctgatctcacacacacaccaaacccaATACAACCTTAAGAGACAACTCCAGGATTAAAAACGAGTAAATATGACTCCATACTCGTAACGACGCACGCCGTGAGCGATATCTTCAGCTTAAACATCACTACTATTCACATTTCTTAAGTAATGCTCCTGTAATGATTACATACGATTCGACCGGGATAATCAATCTCCGTATAAATCAACAAAGACGACGTGTCTTTATATAATCTTTATATAATAACGTGCATTATATTTTCTCACCTTATATTTGGACAAACCGTTTATAAATCTCTTTAGGGGCGCACGTATATATTTTACGAGATGATAAACGTTTACAAACGCGAACTGTCTTTATTAGAGGAAACGTAAATCATTtctcttgctgtttttttttttctccccaattaATCGTAATTCAGCACCCAAtgtcatgaagggtgccaatacttttagacccccccccccccccctccctttaAAACCTCGGATATAAAgggtttctctgtgtgtgttgttttatctCACCATGTGTGTTTGTATCCTCTGCAGTCTGTAAACAGATCTCAggctgaaaaataaacaaaaatacagaacatgaatgaataaatgaaataaaagtagCCCTGTTTTTAACATGCAGGCACAGGAatgagcaaacaaacaaacaaacaaaaggttcATTATGATAAAGTGGATCAGACTGACACAGGATATAGAATTAAAGCCACACACCCCATAATGTACATGTAATATATTAAAGCAgtgtattattttatactgCATATGTAGTTCTAATATATAGCGTTAGACAGCTCGTGCGCTATATCCTTTACAATGTCACTCTGTACTAACAGACTAACTAGTCCTTTATCACTTACTGCACATGAAGACAAAACTCATTTCACGTTTTCAGCACGGAATAATAAATCATCTTACCCCAGTAGAGGTTTTAAAACCGCTAAAGACATCTCGAAATATGATTACAAACTTCTCCGGCGTCTCTCTGGAGCTACTTCTAGTCTGTAAAGCCGTAACAGCAAATAACGACGCTATACCCTACATAGGCACCCTACAGAGTGTGAAAACCAATGGGGAAACCCGCAAAGTGCACTAGTTACGAATAAGGATTATGGGAATATGGGATTCAACCAATGACGAGGGGGCGGTGGCACCGTAGAAGAAGAAAGCAGGTTGTTCCACAGTGACACCTAGAGGACAAGAGGAAGCTTTCCAGGTTTAGgagttttggattattttttaaacaataattaattagttaatctaccaatcaatcaatcgattgattgattgaaaaaaaagagCCGTTTTTACTACAAAGtagaggttagcacgttcgcctcacacctccagggtcgggggttcgattcccaccgtggtcctgtgtgtgcggagtttgcatgttctccccgtgctgcgggggtttcctccgggtactccggtttcctcccccactccaaagacatgcatggtaggctgattggcgtgtccaaagtgtccgtagtgtatgaatgggtgtgtgagtgtgtatgtgattgtgccctacgatggattggcaccctgtccagggtgtaccccgcctcgtgcccgatgctccaggtttccccgtgaccctgaaaagcataaagtggtatagaagatggatggatggatggatgaaacaaAAGATATCATAAGAAAATGcgtcatataaaataaaatcaggtgagtggattaaaataaatagagaaaaaaaaccccagaagaaATCTTTAAGATTTAGTTTGTACTTAATTGTActtgaaaacaaaagaaagcacaaaaacagagtttaaaacagaaaaccaacacaaatacaggatggaataaaaaatagtttaacaggaaacataacAGAACTGACAGAAAAATAATGCAAACGTGCAAaggtttgtaaaaataaataaataaataaataaaaacaaagaaaaataaaaatgtaaaataaaacctagtattcaaaagaaaaaagttcagTGTATTTGTACAGCAGAAATATTCTGTCATGAATGaaacttttcactttttttgctATAGTTTGCTCAGAAAGTGATTATTTAAAAGTCAGAAATAAGTTAGATGAGTGAAAATCACTCATGATTAAAATCACTACATTTGAAATTGGACGATATTACTacataaaacaattaaaatgttatgtattatatatattgcacataatcaattaaaaataaataataacgaCTTAATTAAGCATacaatgcttttatttacactAAAATAACGCGACGAGGTTGCTAGACAACAAACAGACGCGACTCCCTCGTTCAGGAAATGAAAAGGCGGTTGCCAGGCAACCGCAGACGCGTTCCGGTCTACCCGGAAGTGCGTGGCTTTAATGCAATGGCGGAGCCCAGGGAGAAATCCGCTCTCGCGGCGTGTTTTTGCGCTTCTTTTCGctgttgtgttgttgtgttgttgttgtccgCTGTTTTCACCATTGCGTTCGGTGTTTCGGGATCCGAAAGCGACGCGTTTCGAGCCGGAAGTTCCGGTTTGTCTGCGGCGGCGGCGGCAGCGCGAGACGTGCGGTAggtaaactaaactaaaacacATCCATATAAAATAGATCCGAGCGCGTAACCTCCTCTCTGGACCACAGCAGATGTTCCTAGTGTGTTTAGTGAGTCTGGTACTGATTCGTTACTTGGAGCTGTGAGAGAAGTTGTGTCCCCGCTCTGACGTCACTGGGGGACATTGGTATTGTAGTTACAGTGGAGTATAGTAAGGAAGGAACATTTCAGCAAGCTCCAACATAACAGTCAGGTTAAAGGAATAAAGCATCGCTGCACCGCTGTCTTTAGGTAGGGCTAAATCCACAgcacggcattgtgggtaatatagattaacaccgtgtgtgtgtgtgtgtgtgtgtgtgtgtgtgtcctgtgctGTAACGAGCAGCTACCTGCTGTACGACGTGAACCCTCCTGAGGGCTTTAACCTGCGGCGGGACGTGTACATCCGCATGGCGTCCCTGCTGAAGACTCTGAGGCAGCGTGGCGACTGGGTGCTGGTTCTTCCCCCGTGGGGTCGTCTGTACCACTGGCAGAGTCCCGACGTGCACCAGGTGCAGATCCCGTGGGCCGAGTTCTTCAGTGTCTCCAGCCTGCAGGCCAACGTTCCTGTCATCGAGTACGAAGACTTCATCGCAGGTAAACGCCAACAGCTGCGGACCTCCGATCACAGCCCGGATATATCACTACtgctgtgttcatgtgtgtgtgtgtgtgtgtgtgtgtgtgtgtgtgtgtgtgtggggcttcAGAGTCAGGTGGGCCCTTCATCGATCAGGTGTTTGTGCTGCAGAACTACGCAGAAGGCTGGAAAGAGGGAACGTGGGAGGAGAAGGTGGACGAGCGACCCTGCATCGAACGCCTCATGTACAGTAAAGACAAGCAAGGATACTACaggtactctgtgtgtgtgtgtgtgtgtgtgtgtgtgtgtgtgtgtgttactataATAGTACTGTAATagtaacatattattattattattattattacagttcaAAATATTTCccaagaaaatgaaaaataaaatgaaaggtcAAGTTAaaggaattaaataaaaatagaattggggggggggggggggggtaaaagaagaaatgattaaaaaaaaaacttctgcaGTTCGTAAAATACAATCAAGAatgagattaaataaataaataaaaaaagaaagttaaaaAATGGACAAAACACGAATCagataagaaagaaataataaaataaattaaaataaattaaaaacaagtgaggaaatgaaagtgtgtgtgtgtgtgtgtgtgtgtgtgtgtgtgttttctctggtTGCTTTTAGAGGCTGGTTCTGGGGTTATGAGGAGACTCGAGCTCTCGGCGtgacctgtctgtctgctcaGGGACACGCCTCGGTTCTAGCGCCGCACCTACAGGAGAACGTCACTGCCATGTGAGTCAGCTTGGATTTTTACCGCACGCTATCAAAACCAGTGTCAAGACAAGTCAGTTAGGAGGGACCGCCGGTCCGAGGAGCTCGCTCGTAGCAGCACCCGTTTCGTCTCGGTGGACTAACTCCGAATGGAACACGGTTTCCTCAGTAGTTAGCGAACATGCATTATTTACCAGCTAGCGCTACATGGATAACACAGTGAGTTTCTGGAGCCTGGTTTTCTAAGCCTTCAGTCTAGACCACGGCTTAGCATCATATATAGGTGTACAGACGCTGACTGCAGTCCATGTGTTGCTCTACAGAAAGTATTTGCACCCCTTAAGGAGACGGAACActgacatcatcataataatgcATGAAAAACATATTCGCTAACGTACATCAATCTGATTcgtaaaaatgacatttttcttcGCTACTCGTCCCACATCGCAACAACAAACTAAGGatttacataataaaaatagaatctaatggaaaaaaaaaaaaaaaaaaaatatatatatttatacacacagtatatgatgtgttttcagtattttttttgaCTGCTTTTGGTGTTggtattgattgatttataaagtgtgtgtgtgtgtgtgtgtgtgtgtgtgtgtgtgt from Ictalurus furcatus strain D&B chromosome 6, Billie_1.0, whole genome shotgun sequence includes:
- the pofut2 gene encoding GDP-fucose protein O-fucosyltransferase 2 isoform X1, which translates into the protein MAEPREKSALAACFCASFRCCVVVLLLSAVFTIAFGVSGSESDAFRAGSSGLSAAAAAARDVRYLLYDVNPPEGFNLRRDVYIRMASLLKTLRQRGDWVLVLPPWGRLYHWQSPDVHQVQIPWAEFFSVSSLQANVPVIEYEDFIAESGGPFIDQVFVLQNYAEGWKEGTWEEKVDERPCIERLMYSKDKQGYYRGWFWGYEETRALGVTCLSAQGHASVLAPHLQENVTAISVMLDRAETVLHDHYAGKDYWNTRRSMVFAKHLRVLGDQFRAKYLNSTDEQDHTPYSEDWTRMRAKLGSAKGGPYLGVHLRRKDFIWGHREDVPSLKGAVKKIRSLMKKHKLEKVFIATDAEDEEVLKLKRLLPEMVRYEPDRAELELLKDGGVAIIDQWICAHARSNTPSSSSPSLLFLSFFPLHSFDCFFPPFSIYLSNLFLCLANSSFFLSSFYFSLFFLRFS
- the pofut2 gene encoding GDP-fucose protein O-fucosyltransferase 2 isoform X2; translation: MAEPREKSALAACFCASFRCCVVVLLLSAVFTIAFGVSGSESDAFRAGSSGLSAAAAAARDVRYLLYDVNPPEGFNLRRDVYIRMASLLKTLRQRGDWVLVLPPWGRLYHWQSPDVHQVQIPWAEFFSVSSLQANVPVIEYEDFIAESGGPFIDQVFVLQNYAEGWKEGTWEEKVDERPCIERLMYSKDKQGYYRGWFWGYEETRALGVTCLSAQGHASVLAPHLQENVTAISVMLDRAETVLHDHYAGKDYWNTRRSMVFAKHLRVLGDQFRAKYLNSTDEQDHTPYSEDWTRMRAKLGSAKGGPYLGVHLRRKDFIWGHREDVPSLKGAVKKIRSLMKKHKLEKVFIATDAEDEEVLKLKRLLPEMVRYEPDRAELELLKDGGVAIIDQWICAHARYFIGTSVSTFSFRIHEEREILGFDPNSTYNRFCGDEEEECEQPTHWKIVY
- the pofut2 gene encoding GDP-fucose protein O-fucosyltransferase 2 isoform X3: MAEPREKSALAACFCASFRCCVVVLLLSAVFTIAFGVSGSESDAFRAGSSGLSAAAAAARDVRYLLYDVNPPEGFNLRRDVYIRMASLLKTLRQRGDWVLVLPPWGRLYHWQSPDVHQVQIPWAEFFSVSSLQANVPVIEYEDFIAESGGPFIDQVFVLQNYAEGWKEGTWEEKVDERPCIERLMYSKDKQGYYRGWFWGYEETRALGVTCLSAQGHASVLAPHLQENVTAISVMLDRAETVLHDHYAGKDYWNTRRSMVFAKHLRVLGDQFRAKYLNSTDEQDHTPYSEDWTRMRAKLGSAKGGPYLGVHLRRKDFIWGHREDVPSLKGAVKKIRSLMKKHKLEKVFIATDAEDEEVLKLKRLLPEMVRYEPDRAELELLKDGGVAIIDQWICAHARGFISPALRSVSDVIESSTENTRCADESRRKA